Proteins from a single region of Vanessa cardui chromosome 13, ilVanCard2.1, whole genome shotgun sequence:
- the LOC124534831 gene encoding DENN domain-containing protein Crag isoform X3, with translation MSWSKEPLNIPIERYITHLLEEVPFPEPRILLQLSPTNPHDRVIVTCREDQPLVRSGAGFRQLLLNLGPDNCLLLLALAITEQKILIHSLRPDTLTAVSEAVSSLLFPFKWQCPYIPLCPLGLAEVLHAPLPYLIGVDSRFFDLYEPPPDVTCVDLDTNNITICESQRHISLKILPKRQARTLRQTLEQLFSSIRPASPVHSSNDSKYNGEPTTSLDRDFQKRKKEQALELKIQEAFLRFMAVTLQGYRSYLIPITKAPTVGTTDPHALFHMDAFLRSRDKTYQRFYALIMRTQMFTRFIEERSFVCDVDQGLTFFDECTERVGADEPLLGHDAANASERTVFVLPPDPPDPEGQYTYEKLVLDERLATRGREGRSLRAAPPAALASAESLADASPMARRTKNEIVAAQRLARKASLSPEAWAKCLLGACYSLYFLALPCRLILCRGKEHATLRSAYELLERATKLRVPCDEVCYRVMMQLCGIHSLPVLAVQLLFLMKRAGLQPNALTYGYYNRCVLEAEWPQDMPSGSQLLWNKLRVAVLGAALFRQAGAQRAARAALSGSGTLPRVRTVGGEGADLSALALAEPTRSRSSLDSASEAGGAGASAFEALVRRGNIVRAATAHPRHHQLSAHAGILISGLPSDPDLTRTTRPRSNSLGNEETQQSLSISEKRQTIHVSPDSPSDLRILTRSESFAGDAQIVQNLQRLSFSSGTSNPKSRCSRTLSFPEEPEKEAAATDPLEPTKSSPLKLSPRTPVLADDPLGALSACAAPPPRAPPRAPEPAPPPRHDLSVSPKLFHRRSGSFQEETSPLTGSETAPATVSSGLASIGNTLKISFGPTSIAGKKSNELLQSGLSSLKSAATSMAKKFDEMKEVISANSTPVKGAIGNATSALTSFMTEDDSADGSSELNPDEFTLGSGFRRASSDAELACSMERGSLATLLAHLPDNLYPSAQDNSKLDNPSIEVHITSCSQCHQCLAYLYDEDIMAGWAADDSNLNTRCTACGRHTVPLLSIQVIRIGQTQAETLSVPYLNPLVLRKEFESILGREGDSCLAEPEFVESHPIVYWNLVWFLERANIENHLPDLLSPDYSAKYQSSDPLPDVDKPTGVAVVCAWEGEGEAPALHRAWRGRLQPRSRTLRALLLTDHDCTKHYSVVLAVLDGLLSNDLSDAIRKLASWRESTCGNKRYYSYYRDILFLAMAALGEQNIDFVALQNEYTRALDQLGTEARPQDLPPSPTAICCRHYFKRLRLTVHE, from the exons ATGTCATGGAGTAAAGAACCCTTAAATATACCGATCGAACGTTACATAACACATTTGTTAGAGGAAGTGCCCTTCCCCGAACCGAGAATATTATTGcag CTGTCACCGACGAACCCCCACGATCGTGTCATCGTGACCTGCCGTGAGGATCAACCCCTGGTCCGCAGCGGGGCCGGCTTCAGACAGCTACTACTGAACCTGGGACCAGACAACTGCCTCCTGCTACTTGCACTGGCCATCACTGAACAGAAGATACTCATACATTCATTGAG GCCAGACACGTTGACTGCTGTATCCGAAGCAGTGTCAAGTCTCCTGTTCCCATTTAAGTGGCAGTGTCCATACATACCTCTTTGCCCTCTAG gcTTAGCAGAAGTCCTCCATGCGCCGTTGCCGTATCTCATAGGCGTGGATTCGAGGTTCTTTGACCTCTACGAGCCCCCACCGGATGTCACGTGCGTCGATCTCGACACTAATAATATTACT atatgTGAATCCCAACgacatatatcattaaaaattctaCCGAAACGACAAGCGAGAACGCTCCGCCAGACGCTTGAACAGCTATTCTCCAGCATACGACCCG cctCACCTGTCCATTCATCGAACGATAGTAAATATAACGGAGAACCCACAACGAGTTTAGATCGAGATTTtcagaaaagaaagaaagag CAAGCTTTAGAATTGAAGATCCAGGAAGCGTTTCTACGGTTCATGGCGGTGACTCTTCAGGGTTACCGCAGCTACCTCATACCGATCACAAAAGCACCCACCGTTGGTACCACCGATCCGCACGCCTTATTCCACATGGACGCATTCTTGAGATCTAGAGACAAG ACGTACCAGCGGTTCTACGCGCTGATAATGCGCACGCAGATGTTCACGCGCTTCATCGAGGAGCGTTCGTTCGTGTGCGACGTGGACCAGGGTTTAACGTTCTTCGACGAGTGCACGGAGCGCGTGGGCGCAGACGAGCCGCTTCTCGGCCACGACGCAGCCAACGCCTCCGAGCGCACCGTGTTCGTGCTGCCGCCCGACCCGCCCGACCCCG AGGGGCAGTACACGTACGAGAAGCTGGTGCTGGACGAGCGGCTGGCCACGCGCGGGCGCGAGGGCCGATCGctgcgcgccgcgccgcccgccgcgctcgCCTCCGCCGAGTCGCTGGCCGACGCCTCGCCCATGGCGCGCCGCACCAAGAACGAGATCGTCGCTGCGCAGCG TTTGGCCCGCAAAGCAAGTCTCTCGCCCGAAGCGTGGGCGAAATGTCTATTGGGCGCGTGTTATTCGCTTTATTTCCTGGCGCTGCCGTGTCGCCTCATACTGTGTCGGGGAAAGGAACACGCAACGCTCCGCAGCGCTTACGAGCTGCTGGAACGTGCAACTAAACTGAGAGTGCCGTGCGATGAG GTATGCTACAGAGTAATGATGCAGCTATGCGGTATTCACTCCTTGCCAGTACTCGCCGTACAGTTGCTGTTTCTGATGAAGAGAGCTGGACTACAGCCCAACGCCCTCACATACGGTTACTACAACCGGTGCGTGCTCGAAGCTGAGTGGCCGCAAGATATGCCAAG CGGCTCGCAGCTGCTGTGGAACAAGCTGCGCGTGGCGGTGCTGGGCGCCGCGCTGTTCCGCCAGGCTGGGGCGCAGCgggccgcgcgcgccgcgctcAGCG GCTCCGGTACTTTGCCACGAGTGCGTACTGTGGGCGGTGAGGGCGCGGACTTATCGGCACTGGCGTTAGCCGAACCCACTCGTAGCAGGTCTAGTCTCGATTCTG CGAGcgaggcgggcggcgcgggggcgAGCGCGTTCGAGGCGCTCGTGCGGCGCGGGAACATCGTGCGCGCCGCCACCGCGCACCCGCGACACCACCAACTGTCCGCGCACGCCGGCATCCTCATCTCCG GGCTGCCGTCCGATCCCGATCTCACGAGAACCACGCGGCCCAGAAGTAATTCGCTGGGTAACGAGGAAACTCAGCAGTCGCTATCCATCAGCGAGAAGAGACAG ACGATCCATGTGAGTCCAGATAGTCCGTCTGATCTACGTATCCTCACACGATCCGAGAGTTTCGCAGGAGATGCGCAAATAGTTCAGAACTTACAGAGGCTATCGTTCTCTAGTG GCACGTCAAATCCTAAGTCCCGGTGTTCAAGAACGCTGAGCTTTCCCGAGGAACCGGAGAAAGAGGCGGCCGCTACTGATCCCTTGGAGCCGACAAAATCATCACCCCTTAA GCTGTCGCCGCGCACGCCGGTGCTGGCGGACGACCCGCTGGGCGCGCTGAGCGCGTGCGCGGCGCCGCCCCCCCGCGCGCCCCCCCGCGCGCCCGAGCCCGCGCCGCCCCCGCGCCACGACCTCAGCGTCAGCCCCAAGCTGTTCCACCGACGCAGCGGCTCCTTCCAGGAGGAGACCTCGCCGCTCACTGG GAGCGAGACGGCGCCCGCCACCGTGTCGTCCGGCCTCGCCAGTATCGGTAACACGCTCAAGATCAGCTTCGG CCCAACAAGTATAGCGGGTAAGAAGTCAAACGAGCTACTTCAAAGCGGTCTCAGTAGTCTCAAGTCCGCGGCGACCAGTATGGCGAAGAAGTTTGACGAAATGAAAGAGGTCATATCAGCGAACTCGACTCCGGTTAAAGGCGCCATCGGCAACGCTACGAGCGCCCTGACCAGCTTCATGACGGAGGATGATTCAGCGGACGGGTCGTCGGAATTGAATCCAGATG AGTTCACCCTGGGGTCCGGGTTCCGGCGCGCGTCGAGCGACGCGGAGCTGGCGTGCAGCATGGAGCGCGGCTCGCTGGCCACGCTGCTGGCGCACCTGCCAGACAATCTCTACCCGTCCGCC CAGGACAATTCGAAGCTGGACAACCCATCGATAGAAGTCCACATAACGTCGTGCTCGCAGTGTCACCAGTGCCTGGCGTACCTCTACGATGAAGACATAATGGCTGGCTGGGCGGCCGACGACTCCAACCTCAACACGCGCTGTACTGCCTGCGGCCGACACACCGTACCCCTTCTATCAATACAA gtGATTCGAATAGGACAAACGCAAGCAGAAACATTGAGCGTGCCTTATTTAAATCCATTGGTTCTGAGGAAAGAGTTCGAATCTATTTTAG gTAGGGAAGGCGATTCCTGTTTGGCTGAACCGGAATTCGTAGAATCGCATCCTATAGTGTATTGGAATTTGGTTTGGTTCTTGGAACGTGCGAATATTGAGAATCACCTCCCGGATTTGTTAAGTCCCGATTACTCTGCGAAGTATCAGAGTTCCGATCCCTTGCCGGATGTAGACAAACCTACTG GCGTGGCGGTGGTGTGCGCGTGGGAGGGCGAGGGCGAAGCGCCGGCGCTGCACCGCGCGTGGCGCGGCCGCCTGCAGCCGCGCTCGCGCACGCTGCGCGCGCTACTACTCACCGACCACGACTGCACCAAGCACTACTC aGTCGTTCTGGCCGTGTTGGACGGTCTCCTGAGTAATGATCTCTCCGACGCGATAAGGAAATTGGCCTCATGGCGAGAATCCACTTGCGGAAATAAACGCTACTATTCGTACTACAG ggaTATCCTCTTCCTGGCAATGGCGGCTTTGGGCGAACAGAACATTGACTTCGTGGCTTTGCAGAACGAGTACACTCGCGCCCTCGACCAACTCGGCACAGAGGCCAGGCCCCAGGACCTACCGCCTTCGCCGACGGCCATATGCTGCAGACATTACTTCAAGAGATTGCGTTTGACTGTAcacgaataa